In the genome of Solibacillus silvestris, one region contains:
- a CDS encoding multidrug transporter, giving the protein MRIHPIRFLRIMGLLDGISLITLLLISMPLKYFADLPQFVTVNGSVHGGIFIAYFLAIVIVQLRIQWHIGWSILSVLVAFIPFGNFLFDYQLKKMQPTLHTKPFPKQWLVYAIIFFSFFDLFVQLPIMSTYALSVGATTFVAGIVVGLYSFMNTFGNIFSGIFTDKIGPFHILVFGLFTSAISLLCYQLVDNATVLLIVRCIHGFSSGFITPAAFTLLANMRASNEQGSGSAVTGSFVGIAAIVGPASSGILASKISVPNVLGIVALFGIVLLIGLFLFLRKSPLPKRDKKQVTEKFNWNSGILKAYGGAFFLMFSQGVLAYLLPIYVQDLGYDSRVSGTLLSVFGIVAVLIFILPTNKIFDYLNPQVTLFVGVLLLGLAQIGIGLATEMSWLYAILAIYGIGFAFLFPSINALLIDATTEQTRGKAYGYFYAFFSIGVVAGSSLLGALDLVGTSGFVFTGTLLFSFCIVVLFSFMKSGAAFVKVQHKEKMRHS; this is encoded by the coding sequence ATGCGTATTCATCCGATCCGATTTTTACGAATAATGGGCTTACTCGATGGGATTTCGCTCATTACATTACTACTTATTTCCATGCCGCTTAAGTATTTCGCGGATTTACCGCAATTTGTGACGGTAAACGGCAGTGTACACGGCGGTATTTTTATAGCTTATTTTCTCGCAATCGTCATTGTGCAACTGCGCATTCAATGGCATATCGGCTGGTCAATTTTAAGTGTGTTAGTCGCATTTATCCCATTCGGCAATTTTCTGTTCGACTATCAACTGAAAAAAATGCAACCGACTTTACATACAAAGCCGTTTCCGAAACAATGGCTCGTTTATGCCATCATTTTCTTTTCCTTTTTCGATCTGTTCGTCCAGTTGCCGATAATGAGCACTTATGCATTGTCGGTCGGCGCGACAACGTTTGTTGCGGGGATTGTTGTCGGTCTTTATTCATTTATGAATACGTTCGGCAATATTTTTTCTGGTATTTTTACTGATAAAATTGGGCCATTTCACATTTTAGTATTTGGCCTGTTTACGTCTGCAATTTCGTTGTTATGCTACCAGCTTGTTGATAATGCGACGGTCCTTTTAATCGTTCGCTGTATTCATGGGTTCAGTAGCGGGTTTATCACTCCGGCTGCCTTTACATTACTTGCGAATATGCGTGCATCCAACGAACAGGGGAGTGGAAGCGCGGTTACAGGCTCGTTTGTCGGCATTGCGGCGATTGTCGGTCCGGCTTCAAGCGGAATTTTAGCAAGCAAAATTTCCGTGCCGAATGTGCTTGGAATTGTTGCGCTGTTCGGCATTGTCTTATTGATAGGCTTGTTCCTGTTTTTACGCAAATCACCGTTACCGAAACGCGATAAGAAACAGGTCACCGAAAAGTTCAATTGGAACAGCGGTATTTTAAAAGCGTATGGCGGCGCATTTTTCCTTATGTTTTCTCAAGGTGTTCTTGCGTATTTGCTACCGATTTACGTGCAGGATTTAGGGTATGACTCACGTGTATCCGGTACATTACTAAGTGTATTCGGAATTGTCGCTGTCCTAATCTTTATATTACCGACGAACAAAATTTTCGACTATTTAAATCCGCAAGTGACATTGTTTGTTGGAGTACTATTACTCGGGCTTGCTCAGATCGGCATTGGTCTGGCAACAGAAATGTCCTGGCTGTATGCAATACTCGCAATTTACGGGATCGGGTTTGCATTTTTATTCCCTTCTATCAATGCCCTGTTAATTGATGCAACGACTGAACAAACTCGCGGCAAAGCATATGGTTATTTTTACGCGTTCTTCTCCATTGGGGTAGTCGCAGGGTCTTCACTATTAGG